One window of the Rosa rugosa chromosome 3, drRosRugo1.1, whole genome shotgun sequence genome contains the following:
- the LOC133739374 gene encoding uncharacterized protein LOC133739374, translated as MATSVKFKTGGTQDGSSRGKIGFSVTKNKIGSSSTKPGADSKQKSVQTVTKTEVKSKQSSCSGSAKVTTKKTTTTRVKKVFSLAGQKFDPPEEREPLRIFYESLSQQIPSSEMAEFWMMEHGLLSPERSRKAFEKKQRKQKQIRSGIPIKSPPVKSPPLRSPPPKPVSKAPSKPESSQRQQLASKNGDVKAKKRVVDESDDDDDLSLSPKRRRG; from the exons ATGGCCACTTCGGTGAAGTTCAAGACAGGAGGAACCCAAGATGGTTCTTCAAGGGGAAAGATTGGATTTTCTGTCACTAAAAACAAGATTGGGAGCTCATCAACCAAGCCTGGAGCTGATTCCAAGCAGAAATCTGTTCAAACTGTCACAAAAACTGAG gtgaaatcaaaacaaagttcCTGTTCAGGGTCAGCAAAAGTGACCACAAagaagacgacgacgacgagaGTGAAGAAAGTGTTCAGTTTGGCTGGACAGAAATTTGATCCTCCTGAAGAG AGAGAACCTTTGAGGATTTTCTACGAGTCATTGTCACAACAGATACCAAGTAGTGAAATGGCAGAATTCTG GATGATGGAGCATGGCTTATTGTCCCCTGAAAGATCCAGAAAAGCTTTTGAGAAGAAGCAGAGAAAGCAAAAGCAAATCCGGTCGGGAATTCCTATCAAGTCTCCTCCAGTTAAGTCTCCCCCACTTAGGtctcctccaccaaaaccaGTTTCAAAAGCACCAAGCAAACCAGAGAGTTCACAGAGGCAACAGCTGGCATCTAAGAATGGTGATGTAAAAGCTAAGAAGAGAGTTGTTGATGAGAGTGACGATGATGACGACTTAAGTTTAAGTCcgaagagaaggagagggtaa